GAGCCGGTCGGCGCTAAAAGTTTGAAACTTGATGGCATCTGCCCCGGCGTCCGCGGCAATGTCTACTAGCTCTAGAGCAAGAGCGGTATCACCGTTGTGATTGACTCCGGCTTCGGCAATGATGAACGTGTTCATTGTGTGACGAGATGGTGATGGTTGGGGATGCGACCCATGTCGAGCTGGCACACGTATTCGGGCACCAGCTCCTTGAGGCAGGTCACCGCGTCGAAGAGGCGGTTTTCGCGCAATGCTGCGGCCAGGCGCTCAAGACCGGCCATGAGTTCGCCATACTCGAGTTCATGTTCATTGGCTCGCATGATGCGTTCATGGCCAGTCTTTTCGACGTTTTCGCCAATCAGGAGCTCTTCATAGAGCTTTTCGCCTGGACGTAACCCGGTCACGCGTATTTCGATATCGCCCGCGGGATTGTCGGCGTCGCGGACTTCCAGGCCCGATAGTTGAATCATGCGGCGCGCCAGATCGACGATCTTGACCGGTTCGCCCATGTCGAGCACGAATACCTCGCCGCCCTTGCCCATCGCGCCAGCCTGCATCACCAGTTGGGCGGCCTCGGGGATGGTCATGAAGTACCGGATGATGTCCGGGTGGGTGATGGTGACGGGGCCGCCCGCTTGGATTTGATTGCGAAACAGGGGGACTACGCTGCCGGAGCTGCCAAGCACATTGCCAAACCGCACCATGCACAGTTGGGTCCAGCTCTGCGCACGCGAGTGCGCTTGAAGGATGAGCTCTGCAAGGCGCTTGGTGGTCCCCATGATGTTGGTCGGACGCACGGCCTTGTCGGTCGAAACAAGCACGAAATGCTCGACACGAGCTTCAATTGCGGCCTGCACCATATTCAGGGTGCCAAACGCGTTATTCAGGATGCCCTCTGAAATATTGTGTTCGACGATGGGGACATGCTTATATGCCGCGGCGTGATACACGGTTTGCACGCCGTACCTGCGGATCTGCTCAAGGCAGTATTCCCGATGGCGTACGTTCCCGAGGATGGGGATGATCTCGACGGTGCAATCGCGGTGATGAATGCGCAGGTATTGCTCCGTGGTGTAAAGCGCGGCTTCGGACACCTCCAGCATGACCAGTCTGGTGGGTCCTTGCGCCAGGATCTGGCTACAGAGCTCGGATCCGATGGAGCCGCCAGCGCCTGTCACCATGACGGATTTGCCCGTCACGCACTTGCTGATCAGATCGGGAATGGGCGGGACAGGGTCGCGGCCGAGCAAGTCCTCGATCCGGATGGTGCGCAGCTTTCGATGGTCGATCTCGCTATCGATGAGCTCGGCCAAAGGCGGGAGACTGCGGATCTGCAAGTGATACGACGCAAGATCCAGAGCAATTTCACGCAGCCGGCTACGGGCGGCGCTAGGCATCGCGATGAAGAGCTGTTCGATCTGGTACCGATCGATCAATGCCGGGATGCTCGAAGGCGCGTAGGTGCGCAGGCCGGCGATCCACAGCTTCTGCTTGGCGCGTTCATCGTCCACCAATGCCACCGGTCGGTAGTGCGGTGTTGCGCGCAATGCGTTGGCCAACTGTTGTCCCGCCTTGCCCGCGCCATAGATGATGACGGGGATTCGGCGGGTCTCTGGAAACAGGGTCCCCCCGAACGCAGTGCGTAGCAAGACTCGCGACAGTGCGAGCATCGTGATTGCCAGCAGGACGTAAAGAACCAAAAAGCCGCGCGAGAGCACGGCAGGTAGAATTCTCAAGAACAGGTCGATCGTGCCGATCGCCATGATCGATAGCACAATGCCGCCTGTGATCGACAGGAGCGTGCGCCCGTTGAACGATCTCAGGGTGAAATGGTAGGCTCCCAGAAGATACATGCCACACAGCGCGCTGAGTACGGCGATGACGGAGTAGAGGCCGTATTCCCTGGAGAAGTACAGGAAGTCGAAGCGTAGCCAAAGGGCAGCGTAAAACGACACGAACAACAGTGCAGCGTCAACAACAATAGTCGCAATACGCTTGTATGCTCGCGGCAAGTTCAACAGGCGCGCAGAAAGTGAAGCTAGCAATGTGATCGGCATTATAGAATTCTACCTAAATGAAACATCCCCGTATCCTTATCGTTCGCACGTCATCCCTTGGGGATCTGGTTCACATGCTGCCCGCCATATCCGACATCGTTCGGCATGTGCCGGAGGCGCGGATTAGCTGGATAGTCGAGGAGGCATTCGCGGAGATTCCTAGCTGGCATCCAGGCGTTCACGAAGTAATAAAAGTTGCTCATCGCCGTTGGCGGAAATCCTGGTGGTCCTCGGAAGTCCGGGCTGAGCGGAAGGCGCTGGCACAACGCTTGCGTGCTGAAGAATTCGATATCATTTTGGACATGCAGGCACTGTTGAAGTCGGCATGGCTAGTCCGCCAGACGCGAGGTGTCAAGCATGGTCTGGATTGGCGGTCTGCGCGGGAGCCATTGGCGAGCCTATTCTATAACGTCCGCCATCGAGTCGAGTTCTGGCAACCGGCAGTCGTTCGCCAGCGGAAGTTGGCAGCGTTGACATTTGGCTACACCTATTCTGGCCACCCGGATTTCGGTCTACAGGAATTTTGTCGACAATCCATCAGTCCGCCCGCCGAGGACGTGTCCCGAGAAGGCCATGGACAGGAAGTGTCGCGGGTGCTGCACTTGGATACCAGCCAGGATTACGCGGTGATCATGCCTTCGGCGAGCCGTGACGACAAACTCTGGCCCGAAGATGACTGGCGCGCAGTGTTCCGCCGCTTGCGCGATGCGGGCTGTGCGCTGAAATTGCTGGCCGGCAATGACAGGGAGGCGGAACGAGCCAAGCTGCTGGTGGCGGGCATGGAAGACGTCGAGGTGATGCCGCGCATGGACCTGACGTCGGTGGCGCGGCTGCTGGCCGGTTCGCGCCTGATGGTCGGGCTGGACAGCGGCCTGACCCATCTGTCGGCGGCGCTGGGCCGTCCCACCATCGGCATCTACCGTGCATCCACACCGGTGCGCACGCCCCTGGTCGGCTCGAATTACACGGCCAGTCTCGGCGATCGCGGCGCGTCGCCCTCGCGCGAGGCGGTCATGGCGTCGGTGGAGCAGGCGCTGGCCGCGCGCTGATGAACCGCGCCGTCTATACCCTGGGGTTGCGGGCGCTGGCCCCCCTGGTCTGGCTATGGATGGCCCGCCGCGCCAAGCGCGCCGGCGGTGAATGGCAGATCTTCTCTCCGGAGCGGTTTGGTCGGGCCGCGTCAGGTCGGGCCGCGTCAGGCCGGGCCGCGCCAGGCCAGGCTGAATCCAGCGATGCGACCGCCGCCGGTCCCGCGCAAGCGCCGGTCTGGGTCCATGCCGTCAGCCTGGGCGAGACGCGCGCCGCGCAACCGCTGCTGCAGGCCCTGCTGGATCGCGGCTTGCCGGTGCTGCTGACCCACATCACCGCCACCGGCCGGGCCGAGGGCGCGCGGCTGTTCGCGGACGCCATCGCCCGCGGCCAATTGCGCCAGGCCTGGCTGCCCTACGATTTTCCCGGCGCCACGCGGCGCTTCCTGGCTGCCGCCGCGCCGCGTTGCGGCATCCTGATCGAGCGCGAGATCTGGCCCAACCTGCTGGCCGCGGCGCGGCGCGCCAAGCTGCCGATGGCGCTGGTGAGCGCGCGGTTCTCCGAATCGTCGCTGCGGCAGGCCGGCCGCATGGGCGGGGTCATGCGCGAGGCGCTGGCGGGGCTGGACTTGGTGCTGGCGCAGACGGCGCCGGACGCCGAGCGGCTGGCCCGGGCCGGCGCGCCGCGCCCCACGGTGTCCGGCAACCTGAAGTTCGATCTGTCCCTGCCCGCGGCCCAGGTCGAGGCGGGACAGGCCTGGCGCGTCCGCCTGGGCCGCCCGGTGATCGCCCTGGCAAGCACGCGCGAAGGTGAGGATGCGCCGTTCATCGAGGCCATCAAGCGCCATGCCGCCATGCCCGGCGCACCGCTGTTCCTGTTGATTCCACGCCACCCGCAGCGGTTCGACGAGGCCGCCGCGCTGCTGGCGCAGGCTGGCCTGGCCCACGTGCGGCGGTCGTCGGGACAGGCGCCCGGTCCGGAGACGACGGTGCTGCTGGGCGATACGCTGGGCGAAATGGCTTTCTATTACGCCGCCGCGGACGTGGCGGTGGTGGCGGGCAGTTTTGCCCCGCTGGGCGGCCAGAACCTGATCGAGGCTTGCGCCGCGGGCGTGCCGGTGATCGTCGGGCCGCACACGTTCAATTTCCAGCAGGCGGCCAGCGATGCCATCGAGGCCGGCGCCGCGCAGCGCCAGCCGGACCCGGAGCAGGCCGTGCAGGCCGCGCTGGCCCTGGTGGCCGACCCTGCCGCCAGGCAGGCGGCAGGGGACGCGGCGCGCGCCTGGTTCGCCAGCCATGCCGGCGCCACGGTGCGGACGATGGACGCGCTGGCGCCCTGGTTGCGCTGAGCTTGGCGGCCCTTTAGGTCGTCACACCGTCAGGCGGGCTTGCGCGGCACCAGCGTGACCGCGCCGGGGTTCAGCTCCTGGCTGAAGCGGCGCGGATCGCGCCCCTCGTCTTCCGGGCGCACGCCCAGCCAGCCTTGGCCGAGCGCGTAGACGCCCAGGTTGGCCAACAGGATCAGGATGAAGAGCACTCGCATGCCGCGGCCTCGTCAGGCGTTCGCTGCCGGATTGGCGCGCGCGATGGCGGCCAGTCCGTCCAGGACGGGGTGGTTCAGGTAGATCGGCACCGGCGCGGCGCCGAATGCGCCGCCGGCATCGGCCAGCAGGCGTTCGATTTCCTGGTGCACCTCGGGCCAGCCGCCGCCGGCGGCGAAGATCTGCGGCGCCTGCCCGTAGCGCTGGCGGCCGGCGAGCCACTGGCGCACCACCGCGCCGGCCTGCGCGGCGGCGATGCCGGAGGCGATGGCCTCGTGCGTGTCGGTGGGATAGGCCGCCACCTGGCCGTCGGCGATCGGCAGGTTGGCCGTGCCGTGGGCCAGCGCGTTGCGCATCATGGCCGGGCCCGGCAGGATCAGGCCGCCGGCGAAGACGTTGTCCGGTCCCACGGTATCGATGGTGGTGGCGGTGCCGAAGCTGGCCAGCAGGAAGGGCGGATGGGCGCCGGGCAGGCGCGACAGCACGCCCAGCAGCGAGGCCCAGCGGTCCGCGCCCAGCTGCGATGGCGTCTTGTAGTGGTTGACCAGCCCCAGGGTGGTGGCCTGCGAGGTGGCCCAGGTCACGGCGCAGCCGTGGCGCTGCAGGATGGTCGAGATGGCGGCGCCGCGCTCGGCGCCGGCCACGTTCACGCCCAGCGCGCGCGATGGCCGCTGCGGCAGGGCGGCGAGCCAGCGGTCCAGGGCGTCCAGGTCCAGGCCGTCGAAGGCGACGGCGGCCGGCTCGCGCGGCATGTCCGGGCTGCTGGGGTCCAGCCAGCCCACTTTGAGGCGGCTGTTGCCGGAGTCGATGAGGATAATCATGCTTGGCGTCGAATCGAGATTTCACCGACCGAGATCGGCATGGCGCCCTGGGGCGTTTGCACCAGCAGGCGGCCCTGGCCGTCGACGCCGCAGGCGGTGCCGCTCAGGACCACATCGCCCTTGTCCAGCACGTTGACCGGGCGGCCGGCCAGCGCGTCGACCTGGTCGAAGCGCCTGGAAAAGGCGGCGAAACCCTCGCGTTCCAGCGTCCGCACGGCCTCGTGCCAGGCGGTCGCCGCCGCACAGACCAGGTCCGCGGCGGTGGCGGCATGGCCTGGCGCGTGTTCGGTGACACAGCTCCAGTCGGCGACCTGGCGGCCCAGCGCCTGCGACAGCGCGCCGGCATCGAACAGGTTGACGCCCATGCCGATGACGACGGTGTAGCCGGTCTCGCGGCCGCCGGGGTTGCGGGTGGTCTCGACCAGCACGCCGGCCAGCTTGGCGTCGTGCCATTGCACGTCGTTGGGCCATTTCATGCAGAGGCCTTCGGCGCCGGGGCCGCCCACGGCGCGCAGCGCCTCGCAGGCGGCCAGGCCGGCCAGTGGCGACAGCGCCGGCAGCTGGGCGGCCGGCAGGTGCACGTCGAAGGCGCACGAGAACATCAGCGCCGCGCCCACCCGGTTCTGCCAGGGGCGGCCGGCGCGGCCGCGGCCCGTTTCCTGCAGATGGGTGCCCAGCAGCCAGGGCTTGCCGGCGCCGCCGCCAGCGCGGGCGCGGGCCAGCAGGTCGGCGTTGGTGGAGCCGGTGCTGGAGATCCAGGCGACATCTTGGAAAGCGGGCAGGCGTGAACCCAGCATCCGCGCGAGATCGTCGGGCGCGGGCAGGTCGGTGGGGCGGACTTGAGCGGACATGGCGCCGATTGTAGGGCACGCGCGGGCCGCGTTCGCGCCGCGTCGTGCGCAGCGTATATGATGGGCGATACATTTTGCATTGCGACCCTGCATTCATGCCGCATTCCGCCCCGTCCGCGTCCACCGCCGCCGCGCCCTTCCGCCAGGAAGCGGGCGTGTGCCACGTCGGGGGCGACTGGAGCGTGCTGGCGCTGGCCGAGCCGGGCGAGGTCGAGCGTCGCCGCGCGGCCATGGCCAAGGCCGCCGCCGCCGGCGTGCGCTGGGACCTGCAGGGCATCAGCCGCCTCGACACCATCGGCGCACTGCTGATCTGGCAGGCCTGGGATGAAAAGCTGCCCGAGCGCGTGCGCTGGTCGGCCGGCCAGCAGGATGTGTTCACCGCCCTGGCGACGAACAAGGGCGGCAAGCAGGCGCCGCCGCGTCCCGAGCCCTCGTGGGGCTGGCTGCGCGCCGTGGGCGATGCCGTGCTGCAGGCGGTCGAGAACGGCCGCGCGCTGCTGATCATGCTGGGGCAGCTCGTCCTGGACCTGTTCGGCATGCTGCGGCGGCCGTCGCGGGGCCCGTGGCGCGAGATTTCGGCCCAGGTCTACCGCACGGGGGCGCAGGCGCTGGGCATCACCGCGCTGGTGGGCTTCCTGATCGGCGTGGTGCTGTCGTACCTGTCCGCCCAGCAGTTGCAGATGATCGGCGCCGACCGCTTCATCGTCCGGCTGCTGGGCGTGTCGATCGTGCGCGAGCTGGGGCCGGTGCTGGCCGCCATCCTGGTGGCGGGCCGCTCCGGGTCGGCCATCACCGCGCAGATCGGCGTCATGCGGGTCACGCAGGAACTGGACGCGATGCTGGTGATGGGCATTTCGCATGGCCAGCGGCTGATCCTGCCGCGGGTGGTGGCGCTGGCCGTGACCATGCCGCTGCTGGTGCTGTGGACCGACGCCATGGCGATCCTGGGCGGGATGCTGGCGGCGCAGGTGCAGCTGGGGGTGTCGGCGCAGTGGTTCCTGCAATCGCTGCCGGATGCCATTTCCCTGACCAATTACTGGATCGGCATCCTGAAGGGCGTGACCTTCGGCATCCTGATCGCGCTGATCGCCTGCCATTTCGGCCTGCGCATCCAGCCCAATACGGAAAGCCTGGGGCGCGGCACCACGACCTCCGTGGTCACCTCGATCACCGGGGTGATCCTGCTGGACGCGCTGTACGCGGTCATTTTCAGTTCGGTGGGCATCTGATGGCCGGCGCCGAGCAACAACGCCTGTTCACCGAAGAGCACGTCACGGTCGCCCCGGTCATCACGGTGCGCGGGCTGCGGACCGCCTTCGGCGACCACGTGGTGCACGACAATCTGGACCTGACCGTCTTTCCGGGCGAGATCCTGGTGCTGGTGGGCGGGTCGGGCACCGGCAAGACGGTGCTGCTGCGGCAGATCATCGGGCTGGACCGGCCGGCGGCCGGCACCATCCGGGTGCTGGGCAACACGTTGTCGGAACTGACGCCGAGCGAACGCCGGCGCCTGTCGTACCGCTGGGGCATGCTGTTCCAGGCGGGCGCGCTGTTCTCGGCGCTGTCGGTGTACGACAACGTCGCGCTGCCGCTGCGCGAGTTGCGCACGGTGCCGGAGGACCTGGTGCACGACGTGGTGATGTGCCGCCTGGCGATGGTCGGCCTGTCGGCGCAGGATGCCGGCAAGCGGCCGTCCGACCTGTCCGGCGGCATGATCAAGCGCGTGGCGCTGGCGCGTGCGCTGTCGCTGGACCCGGAACTGGTGTTCCTGGACGAACCCACGGCGGGCCTGGATCCGCTGCGTTCGGACGAATTCGTGGACCTGGTGCGCAGTCTGCACCGGCAGTTGGGCTTTACCGTCGTCATGGTGACGCACGATCTGGACACGCTGCTCGCGCTGGCCACCCGTGTCGCCGTGCTGGCGGACAAGCGGGTGATCGTATGCGACACGGTGCCGGAAGTGCTGAAGGTCGACCACCCGTTCATACACACATTCTTCCTGGGCGAGCGCGGCTTGCGCGCGCTCGGGGACATGGCGCCGAAGGGAACGCATCATGGAAAACCGTAGTCACGCGCTCATGGCCGGCATCTTCACGCTGGTCCTGCTGGCCGCCGCTGCGCTGGTGGCCGTCTGGATCGGCCGCGACCGGACCAAACTGCAAACCTATGAAATCATCTCGGCCACGGCCGTCAGCGGGCTCAATCCGCAGTCGACCGTGCGCTATCAAGGGGTGCCGGTGGGCAAGGTGCAGGCGCTCGCGCTCAACCCCGACAAGCCGGGCCAGGTGCGCATCCGCATCGGCGTGGCGCCGAACACGCCCATCACCGAATCGACCTGGGCCGAACTGGGCGTGCAGGGCGTGACCGGCATGGCCAACGTCGAGCTGCGCGACGACGGCAGCTCGTTCAAGCGCCTGGCATCGACCGAGGCCAACCCCGCGGCGATTCCGCTGCGCCCGGGTTTCCTGGACCGCATCGAGCAGCGCGGCGGACGGCTGATTTCCAACGTCGAAGACGCCACCGAGCAGTTGCGCCGCCTGTTGAGCGAACAGAACGTGCAGGCGCTGACCGCCAGCCTGCAGAACGCCACCGACATCACCCAGTCGCTGAAAGAGGCCAGCCGCGACCTGGGGCCGACCCTGGCCAAGCTGGGGCCGCTGGTCGACGCGCTGGGCAACACCTCGCGCCAGGCCGACCGCGCGGCGCGTGAGGTGGCGGACCTGGCGCAACAGGCGCGGCAGTCGCTGGCGCGCCTGAACGCGCCCGACGGCGCGCTGGCCATGGCCACGCGCAGCCTCAGCGATATCGCCTATGCCGCCTCGCGCCTGGACAACGAGACGCTGCCGGCCATCACCGGCATGGCGTCCAGCGTCACCGAGGCCGCGCGCGGCGCCACCTCTACCCTGCGCCGCGTGGACAACACGCCGCAATCGTTATTGTTCGGACCGGCGCCAGCGGCGCCCGGGCCGGGCGAGGCCGGCTTCGCCGGTTTTGGGAGACAGCCGAAATGAAGATGCGTAGCGCGATCCTGATCCTGACCCTGGCGCTGGCCGGTTGTGGCGTAGGCCGTGTCGGCGCGCCGCCGGCCGTATTCGATCTGGGCCTGGACGCCCGGCCGGCGCCGCAGCTGCCCGCGCGCGAGCCCGTCGCGATGGTGTTCTCGGCGGTGCCGGCGTTGTCCGGCACCGGCGTGATCTGGCGCGTGGGCGACAGCGCCGCGCCGCAGGCCTATGCCACCTATCGCTGGGCCTCGTCGCCGTCGGACCTGGTGCGCCAGCGCCTGATCGAGCGCCTGTCGCGCCAGGGGCCGGTGCTGGCCGAGCGCGCCAACGGCCAGACGCCGCAGGTGCAGGTCTACCTGTCGCAGTTCGAACAGATCTTCACGCCCGATGGATCGGCCAGCGAGGGCCGCGTGCTGCTGCAGGCGGTGCTGTTGAACGGCCGCGCCGTGGTCGGCCAGTTGCGCATCGCGACGCAGGCGCCCGCGCCCACGCAGGATGCCGCGGGCGGCGTGGCCGCCTTGCGCCAGGCCACCGATGACGCCGCCGACCAGCTGGCGCAATGGCTGGCCGCGCAACCGAAGGCCGCGGCTCGACCCGCCGGTTAACATCTTCCTTTTCCACGCAGCACGAGTTTCCCTATGCCCGCAAGCACCCAAACCCACGCCTTCACCGGCGCCGCCGGCCGCATCGACTGCGCGGTGGACTGGCCTGACGGCACGCCGCGGGGCTGGGCCCTGGTGCTGCATCCGCATCCGCTGCAGGGCGGCGCGCGCGAGAACAAGGTGGTGACCACGCTGTCGCGCGCCTGCGTCCAGCACGGCCTGGTGGCGGTGCGGCCCAATTTCCGCGGCGTCGGCCTGTCCGAAGGCGCGTTCGACAAGTCCGTCGGCGAAACCCAGGACATGCTGGCCGTCGTGGCGCAGATGCGCGAGCTGCACCCGGAACTGGCGCAGGCGCCCTGGGTGCTGGCCGGTTTTTCGTTCGGCACGGCCGTGGCTGCGCAGACCTACGCGGGGCTGGCCGATCAGGGCGATGCGGTGCTGCCGAGCGCGCTGATGCTGATGGGGCCCGCCGTCAACCGCTTCCAGTCGCACGAAGTGCAGGTGCCCGGCGATACGCTGCTGGTGCATGGCGAAGAGGACGAGGTGGTGCCGCTGTCGGAAGCCATGGACTGGGCCCGCCCGCGTTCGATCCCTGTGGTGGTGATCCCCGGCGCGTCGCACTTTTTCCACGGCAAGCTGCTGGTGTTGCGCCAGCTGGTGCAGGCGCACCTGAAGGTCAAGCTTGACTGAACGGCGCGCCGCGCCATGTGGCGCGTTGCATCAAGTTGCATGTTTTAAATGCCCAAGGAACCCATCCCGGGCCGGACGGGTCTCATCGACTGCCTATAATTGTCAGCCACTTGCCCCGCGCCAGCGGGCGTCTTTCCTGGACCCACGTTGCCGATGAAGAATTTGCCTCACTCCGCTCACTCCCCCGTTGTTTTTGCCCGTCGCGCCTTGGCTGGCGCGGTGTTGTCGGCGATGCTCGCGACGTCGTTGCCGGCCTGGGCCCAGCAGGCGCCCGCCGCCACCCCGGCGGCCGCGGGCGCCACGGCCCCGCGCCGACGGCAACGGGCGTGGTGCCGGTGGGTGATGTGTCGGCGGTGCCGGCGCCCACCATCGCGGCCAAGGCCTGGATCGTGATCGACGTGAACAGCGGCCAGACCCTGGCGGCGTCGAACCCCGACATGAAGGTCGAGCCGGCCTCGCTCACCAAGATCATGACGGCCTACGTCGTGTTCAACGCGCTCGAAGAGAAGCGCCTGACGCTGGAACAGACCGTGCCGGTGTCCGAGCACGCCTGGCGCACCGGCGGTTCGCGCATGTTCATCGAGCCGCGCAAGCCGGTCACTGTCGATGAGCTGAACCAGGGCATGATCGTGCAGTCGGGCAACGACGCCTCGGTCGCGCTGGCCGAAGCGGTCGGCGGCAGCGAAACCGCGTTCGCCTCGCTCATGAACCAGGAAGCCGAGCGCCTGGGCATGCGCAACACCCACTTCATGAATGCCACGGGCCTGCCCGATCCGCAGCACATGACGTCCACGCGCGACCTGGCCACGCTGTCGGCGCACCTGATCACCGATCACCCGCAGTTCTTCCACTACTACAAGCAGAAGAGCTACACCTACAACAAGATCACCCAGCCCAACCGCAACCGCCTGCTGTGGGCCGATCCCTCGGTCGACGGCATGAAGACCGGCCACACCGATTCGGCCGGCTACTGCCTGGTGTCGACCGCGGTGCGCGGCGACCGCCGCATCCTGGTGGTGGTGGTGGGCACCGACAGCGAAGCCACGCGCGCCGAGGAAAGCCTGAAGCTGCTGAACTGGAGCTTCCAGAACTTCGACACGGTCAAGCTGTTCGACAAGAGCCAGCCCGGCATCGACGCCCGCGTCTGGGAAGGCACCGCCGAGAACGTCAAGCTCGGCCCGCCCAACCCGGTCTCGATCGCGGTGCCGCGCGGCAAGGCCGGCGACCTCAAGCCCGTGGCGCAGCGCACCGATCCCCTGATCGCGCCGCTGACCAAGGGCCAGCAGGTCGGCACCCTGCAGTTCACGCTGGATGGCAAGGTGCTGCGCACCGAGCCGCTGGTGGTGCAGGATGCCGTCGAGCGCGCGGGCTTCTTCGGCCGCATGGTCGACACCGTCAAGCGCTGGTTCCAGTAAGCCGACGCGCCACGGGCGCGGTTGGGTGTAAGCTTTACCAAGAAGGGGCGGGCCGGGTGGCCCGTCCCTATCCATTTGATTCTCAGGAGCGGCTCATGATTCCGGGCGTGCCGGGCGAAAGCCAGGTGTTTCTCAATGGCGAGTTTGTGCGTATCGACGAGGCCAAGGTCTCCGTGCTCGATCGCGGCTTCATTTTCGGCGACGGCATCTACGAAGTGGTGCCCGTCTACCGCGGCAATGCCTTCCGCATGGCCGAACACCTGGACCGCCTGGACCGCAGCCTGGCGGCCCTGCGCATCGCCCAGCCGTTCGACCGCGCCGGCTGGATCGACCTGATCGAGCAGCTGCTGGCGCGCTCGAACCTGGAAACCTGCATCGTCTACCTGCAGGTCACGCGCGGCGTGGCCAAGCGCGACCACCAGTTCCCGGCCGAGCCGGTCAAGCCGACGGTGTTCGGCATGATCT
The window above is part of the Achromobacter deleyi genome. Proteins encoded here:
- a CDS encoding ABC-type transport auxiliary lipoprotein family protein, whose amino-acid sequence is MKMRSAILILTLALAGCGVGRVGAPPAVFDLGLDARPAPQLPAREPVAMVFSAVPALSGTGVIWRVGDSAAPQAYATYRWASSPSDLVRQRLIERLSRQGPVLAERANGQTPQVQVYLSQFEQIFTPDGSASEGRVLLQAVLLNGRAVVGQLRIATQAPAPTQDAAGGVAALRQATDDAADQLAQWLAAQPKAAARPAG
- a CDS encoding alpha/beta hydrolase; this translates as MPASTQTHAFTGAAGRIDCAVDWPDGTPRGWALVLHPHPLQGGARENKVVTTLSRACVQHGLVAVRPNFRGVGLSEGAFDKSVGETQDMLAVVAQMRELHPELAQAPWVLAGFSFGTAVAAQTYAGLADQGDAVLPSALMLMGPAVNRFQSHEVQVPGDTLLVHGEEDEVVPLSEAMDWARPRSIPVVVIPGASHFFHGKLLVLRQLVQAHLKVKLD